TTTCCTTCCGGAAGGCGCTGATCTGCGTCAGCTTAGGGTGTTTTTTTATCTCAATGCGCCAGCCCTGGTCGTCGGTGAGGTGCCAGTGGAAGGTGTTGAACTTGTAGGCGGCCAGAAAGTCGATGTACTTCTTGACGAACTCCACCGGAAAGAAATGCCGGCTCACGTCGAGCATAGCGCCCCGCCAGCGGAACGCCGGCTCATCCATTATGCGCACGTGCGGCACGCCGGTGGTGGCCGCCGGGCGGGCCGGTAGTAATTGCAGAAACGTCTGACAGCCATAGAACAAGCCGGCGCCGGCCGAAGCGGTAATCTGCACACCCGCTTTATCCACAACCAGCTGATACGCCTCGGCGCCCGGCATAGCTTCCGTCACCAGCCTGATCTGCGCCGTTTGGCTGTTTGTAGTGAGGGCGACGGTTTTGCCCAGGGGCTCCAGCAGGCCCTTTAGCAGCTCCGCCACGTTTCGTTCGGCTGTGCTCTTGGCGTATATGCTGATTTTTTGGGGGAGGAAATACGTGCCGGTGTGCACCTGTACCTGGTGGGGCAACGGCACCAACCCCAGGCCTTGGGGCTGTGTTACCATTTGTTGGGCGAGGGCCGGTTGGCTGAGCAACAGACCCAGCGCCAGCAGCTTAATAAAACGACCAGGCAGAGAGAACAGTGCGAGCATAAGTAGGTGGCTTAAAGATAAATGGCGGGAACAATGTAACGCTGGTCAGTCTGCTCCGGCGCGGCGCGAAGCCAGTTGTGCTACCAGCTCAGCCACAATAGTTGTGTCCGTCTCCAGTAAGGTAGCGTCGAATAAGGCAGGTTCGGCGGCGGGTGAAGGCGGAATTGATCGGGTGGCGCTGGCATGAAACTCGGTGGCCCCGTGCGGGCCGCCAACGCCTTGATATTTTGGGGTGTGAAGCCCGCACCCGGCATGATACTGATCCGCCCGGCAGCCTGCTGAACCAGCGTCGCCAGCTGCGCCTGGCCCTGCATTGCGGTAATTTGCCCCCCAGAAGTGAGAATCCGCTGGCAGCCCAAGGCAATGATGTCTTCCAGAGCTTGCGCTTGGTTGGGGCAAGCATCGAAGGCGCGGTGAAACGTAACCGACATGGGGGCCGCCAGCGCGATGAGCAACCGACAACGCGCCAGGTCTACGCGACCTGCGTCGTCCAGAATGCCGAATACGACTCCAGCGCAGCCCAGGGCGCGGCACTGCTCAATGTCAGCGGCCATAATAGCCCACTCATCAGCGGTGTAGACGAAATTGCCCGGCCGCGGCCGAATCAGCACGAACACCGGAATCGTCAGCGACGCTTGCACTCGTCTGATCAGACCGAAGGACGCCGTGATGCCGCCCTGCTCCAGGTTCTGACACAGCTCAATGCGCTGCGCCCCGCCCGCCTGCGCCGCTAAGGCCGATTGTATGGAATTGGCGCAAATTTCTAGCATGCTACTCAGGCGAGCAAGAAGTCGCTTTGTACGAGCTGTTGCTGGTTTTTGGCGTCGCAGACGGCGTAGCTGAAGCCTTTTTGCAGAGCGTAGGCGCCGTGTTCACCCTTGGCGCTGATGGCAATAAAGCACACCTGAATGTCGCGGGCTTGGGCACCTTTAATTTTTGCAATACGCTCGATGGCAGCTTTGCAGGCAGCTTTGGGCGCGAGGCCCTGACGCATAAGCTCCACCACGGTATGAGCGCCGGCAATACGAATCACGTCTTCGCCCTGCCCGGTGGCCGCAGCCGCCCCAACGGCATTATCCACAAATAGACCCGAGCCGATGAGGGGCGAATCGCCGAGGCGGCCCCGCATTTTAAAGCCCATGCCGCTGGTGGTGCAGCTGCCGCTTAGGTTGCCCTGTGCATCTTGGGCCAGCATGGCAATCGTATCGTGGTTATTGGCGCCGCCCACGGGCCCCACGGCTTTCTTGCTGCCCGTGTTCTCGACGTTAATAATAGGCTTGTACTGACTGGTTTTCAGCCACTCCTTGTAGGCTTTGGCCGCGTCGGCGCTGAGCTGCTGCGGTTCCAGCGGAAAGCCTTGCGCCACGGCAAATTGTTGAGCGCCTTCGCCTACCAGCATCACATGCGGCGTGCGCTCCATTACCCGCCGCGCCACGCTGATGGGGTGCTTAATGCGCTCCAGCGCCGCCACGCTACCGCAGTTAAACTTCTCGTCCATGATGCACGCATCTAGGGTCACGATGCCGTCGCGGTCAGGATTGCCCCCCAGCCCCACGCAGCAGTTTTGCGAAGCCTCCGTCACCATCACGCCGGCCTCTACCGCGTCGAGGGCCCGCCCGCCCGGCCGCAATACCTTCCAGGCGCCTAAGTTGGCGGCCAGGCCAGTATCCCAGGTGGAAATAACCAACGGCTGCCCCACAGCAGTCACCGGCGACGAGGTAGCGGCCAGCCCGTAGCTGGGAACCGCCAGCCCCGCTAGTCCGGCCGCGGTGGAGGCAATAAACTTTCGGCGAGTACTCATAGAGTAGAAAGGCTGAAATGTTACGGTTAAACAAGATTTGGCGGATCAATTTTGCCCCCCAGATACTGCCAGGTACTTATTTTCGCCCGGAGTACTGCACTTCCACGGCTACCGGATAATGGTCGGAGGGCGTTTTGCCGCCGCCGTAGGTTTCGGTGAGGATGCCGTATCGGGTGGCTTTGAAAGCGGGACTCAGAAAGATATGGTCAATGCGGGCGTCGGTTTTGCGCTGGGAATTAAAGTCGTTGAACGTGCCGTTGGGCGCATATACTATTTGGGCCAGCTGGAAGGCATCACGTAAGTTGCTGGCCGTGTTCAGGATCGTGTAGCTCTCGTTGCGCTGGTCGATATTGAAATCACCCATCAGAATAACTGGCGTGGAGCCGGCCATCTCCTTCACCTTGGTCAGAATCAGCTTGGCGCTTTCTTTCCTGGCTTCTATGCCTACGTGGTCGAAGTGGGTATTGAAGAGGTAGAATGTAAAGCCGGTTTTTTTCTCCCGCAGCTGGCCCCAACTGCACACGCGCGGCAGCGCAGCATCCCAGCCCTTGCTCGGAACGGCGCTGGTGGGCGAAAGCCAGAACGTGCCGTGCTTGAGCAACTCATACTTGTCCTGCTTATAGAAAATAGCAGAAAACTCTCCGCCCTGCTTACCGTCGTCGCGACCCACACCGGTGTAGGCATAGCCCGGTAGCTGGCGCGTCATGTCCTGGAGCTGGCGATACAGAACTTCCTGGGTGCCAAAGACGTCAAAATCCTGAAAGCGAATGAGATTAGCCAGGTACGGCAGCCGCCGCGACCAGGCATTGACGGTATCCTGCGGGTTATCGTAGCGGACATTGTAGGTGGCCACTTTCATGGTCTGGGCGGCTAGCTCCAACCGGCTGCCAAGCAGCAAAAGCGCAACGAAGAGAAGCTTCCTGAACACAGACGAATGCATAGGCAGGGCAAAAAGAAGTGTCTTGGCTTACAAGGTAGAGAGATTTGGAAATGATGAGCGGTAAAGCGAAATCTTTCGCGACTGCGCCCTGCGCCACGGAGCTGTTTGTGCTCTTGCTATTGCCCTCCGAGTAGGAGCAAAATAAAAAAGTTTACACCGCCTGTAACCTTTTCGATTTTTTGCGGTGTCCACGTTTGAATTCTCTTCCCTTCTCAATCGTGTATTTCTGATCCGGCCACGCGCAACCGGACAGGCATCTGATTCCGGGCTGCTACTCGCGGCCTGCCGTCGGCATCGTGCCCTACGGGTAGCGAAAGGAGGATTCGTAGCCCGCTGCTACTGTCACTTGGCAGCTCGCTGACCCGATTCTTCTCGCATTGCCATCATTATCATTCTCCGAAGCATTATGCGCACGAACTCTACTTTATTCGTAGCCAGAATTTTACTGGTACTATTAGCCTGGCTTATCGCTGTTACCGCTACGGCTCAAACTCCCGGTAGCCTCACCGGAACGGTGCGTACATCAACCAGCGCCCCCATCGATTATGCCACCATTACCCTGCATCGCGCCGCCGACTCGTCGGTAGTTAAAACTGAGTTTAGTGATGCTCAGGGGGCTTTTCGCTTCGAAGGATTGAGTGAAGGAAGCTACCGCGTATCGGCGGCGCAGCTAGGGTACGTGCGGCACTGGAGTGCGCCCTTTATCCTGCCCGCTGGAGGGCAAATTTTGCCTGCTATTACGCTGCAAAAAAGCGCCGCTACGCAGTTAAAGGAAGTGCAGGTGATAGGGCAGAAGCCGCTGTTTGAGCGCCTGGCCGACCGCACCGTTGTGAACGTGGAAGGCTCGACGCTGGCTGCCGGCAATACCACGCTAGATGTATTGGCTCGGGCTCCCGGCGTAATCGTAGACGGCAACGACAACCTGGCATTACGCGGCCGCCAAGGCCTGCTGGTGCTCATTGACGGCAAGCGCCAGCCCATGACCGGCACCGAGCTAGCCGACTATCTGCGCTCCTTGCCGGCTGATCAATTGAAAAGCATTGAGCTCATTACCAACCCACCGGCCAAGTACGATGCCCAGGGCGGAGCCGGCATTATCGCAATTAACCTCAAAAAGGACCAGCGCCAGGGCACCAACGGCAACGCCAACATCAGCTACGGACGCGGTGAATACGGCAAGTTCTCCGGTAGCTTGTCGGGCAACCACCGCAACAAAGACGTTAACGTGTTTAGCGCGCTCACGTATGGCCGGCGCCGCAACTTTGGTGTTCGTGACACCTACCGCTACTTCTACGAGTCGCAGGACACGGGAGAGCCAGTCTTGATTGGTACCGCAGACCAGCGCAACCGGGCCGTTTTTGAGGATCATTTTATGATCTATAAAGTTGGAACGGATGTAAACCTGTCGAAAAATACCGTGCTGGGGGGCGTTATTTCGGGCTTTGGGGTGCCAAATCCGAAGCCCGGCGGGACGGGGGTCAATACCAGCACGTTTTACGATGGAGCAGGGCAGGTGAGTGATTATTATACCGCGCTAAGTACTAGCCGGGGCAACAACCCCAACATCACCGGCAACATCAATTTTAAGCACACCTTTGGCGAAGGTACGGGCCGCCCCGAACTGACTGCCGACGTAGATTATGCTCGCTACAACACGCACCGGACCCAAAGCCAAACCACTTTTTTTCAGTTGTCGGGCCAGCCGGATGCTACCTTAGCCAGCGACCAAACCAGCGAGCTAACCATCAAAGCCATAAAGACCGATTATACCCAGCAGCTGAATGCTGATACCCGCCTAGAAGCCGGCGCCAAAGCCAGCCAGGTGTATGCCGATAATGACATCCAATTCGAGAATACCCGCGAAGGCATCACCACACCCGACCTAAACCTGAGCAACCGCTTCCGCTACGACGAAGTCATTACGGCCGCTTACGTTAACCTCAATCATAATTTCAGCAAGCAATTTAATCTGCAAGCTGGCCTCCGGGGTGAGCAAACCAACGCTACCGGCCGTCAGATAGTGACCTCCGAAAACTTCGAGCGCAACTATTACCAGCTGTTCCCGAGCGCGGCCCTGAAATACGCGCCCACTGAGCAAAACGAAATAACGATGTCGTTGAGCCGTCGCATCAACCGTCCTTCTTACGGCCAGCTCAACCCTTTCCGCTTCATCATCGATCCGGCTACTTCCGGCAAAGGCAACCCCAACCTGCGCCCCGAAACCAGCTACAACATGGAGCTGAATTACACCTTCAAGCAGAAGTACACCGCCGGCCTCAGCTACAGCGTTACGAAAGATCCCATCACCGACGTGGCCTACCCCGAAACCGACACTACTACCGTTTCAACCAACGTAAACTTGGATCAGCAACAGTATGTGTCCCTCACGCTCACAGCTCCCATCACGGTAGGCAAGTGGTTGAGTATCTACAACAACGCCGTGTTCTTTTACATCCACTACGATGGCACCCTGGCTGGGACTTCCCTGCGGGCCGGACAGCCAGCTTACACCCTGAGCAGCAACAGTACCTTCACCTTCGGCAAAGGCTGGGGGGCAGAATTGAACGCCCGATACAATTCCCAGCAGCGGGTCGGTTTCTTCGAGTTCAGCGACTACGGGCAAGTCGGAATAGCTGTGAAAAAAGAAGTGATGGACCGCAAAGGCACCATCAAGCTGGCAGCTAACGACATTCTTTACACCTTGCCTTTTAGCGCCGTTTCGCTCTATAACAACTACCGGCAAGACCTTTACATCCGCCGCGACACGCGCGTGGTGACGCTCTCATTTGCTTGGAAATTTGGCAACGACAAGCTCACCACTACCAACCGCAAAACTGGAGCGGAGGAAGAGAAGCGCCGCGCGCAATAGTAATTCCTCTGTTTTGGAAGCAAATTCCAAGGTGTTGCCATCATTAGGCGTATCAACACTCCCGGCGCTAAGCGGCAACAGTTGCCTTAGCGCCGGGAGTGTTGCTGTTTTCGGCTGTGGGGGGCTTTTTTAGAGGTATAGCGCGGGTCAGCAGCAAAGCATTTCCATCTATGCTCAATGATCGTGGTCGTAGCTGACGACGCGCGTTACTTTCCACTGGCCGTCTTTTAGTCGCCATACCATCATATTTTTGAAGGTGCCGCAGTCGTCTTTGCCGTTCTCCACATGGCAGAAGCGGTGCAGGTGAGCATCTACGGCGCCGTAGCCTGGAATGGGATATACTTCCAAACTGCCCGGCACCAACTGCCGGTTTAGGCCAGTCGTTTTGTTCTGTTCAAAGAGGCTTCGAAAGCCATCCATGGTTTTTTTGAAATCGGCCAGGCCGCCTCTGTCGTGGTAGAATTCGAGGTCTTCAGCGAAGTAGGTTTGCAACTGGTCTGCGTCGTGGCGGTTGAAGGCCGCAAACATGGCGCTGTCGAGGCGGGCTATAGTGGCATACAGTTCCTTCGACTCAGGTAATTGTACGGTGGCGGCAGGCGGAGGTGCCGCGGGTTTGCTGGTAGAGCAACTCGCCATTACAAGTAGCGACATTGCGCCAAGTATAGTCCGCAGGTGGACGCCGGATGGAGTATTCGTTTTTAGCATAGTCATTAGGTTAAAAAGATCAACGTTTATCCATGGCTGGCTATTTCTGATCTGAGTTCAACATACTATTGCGTAGGCTTATTACCACCACTCACCCGCGAAATTCGTTAGGGAATTCAGGCTGGCTATGCTTGCCGCCTCCATCACCTCATCCCTTCTCCCGTAGTAATGGCGCTTCACTACTTGCGCGCGTCGAAACTTGCTGTTCTATTACCGCTTAGTCTAGTAGCGTTTCCAGTCTTAAGTCAATCTACTGAGCGGATAATAGACCGCAACGCTATAGGCTGGTTTACTTACAATGGCGACCACAAAATAGCCCCCCAGTGGGCCGTACACACGGAAGTGCAATTGCGCCGCACGCGTTTGGGCCTGGGCCGCCAGCAGCTACTCTCGCGCCTGGGCTTCGTGTATTCACACACCGAGCAAGTGACGCTATCGGGAGGCTATACGCAGCTGACCACGTATCCCTACGGCGACTACCCCACGGCTGGCCTCGGCGAAGCAACACCTGAGAACCGAGCGTATGAGGATGTGACGCTGGCCAGCACTTACGGCCGGTTGCAACTTACGCATCGGTTTCGGCTGGAGCAGCGCTGGCTAGGACAACTCGATGAAAGCTGCCCGAAGCAAGTAGCCAACTGGGAATACCAGAACCGCGCCCGCTACCAAGTGGCTGGTGAAATACCGTTGCAAGGCCCCACTATTGATGATGGGGAGCTGTATTTTACCTTCTTCGACGAGCTATTTATCGGTTTTGGGCAGAACGTGGGCCGGAACGTATTCAACCAAAACCGTATTTCGGGCGGCTTAGGCTACCAGATTCGCGACAATTGGAAGCTAGAGCTGAACTACCTAAACCAGTGGACCCAACACGCCGAGCCAGCGCCCAATACGCAGCAATCGGTATTTGAGAACAATAATGGGTTTCGCCTGAATGTGGTTTACGACCTGGATTTTACGTCGGCACCACCATCAAACTAACTCCCTGTGCTGGCCCCGACGAAGTGACCCCGGCGCTTAAGAATGCACGCCTGCGGAGTGCATAAGCTCAACCGGGTCGCGGTCCAATGCTTTAATCTTCGCTTTATAAGTTGGCGGTAACAGCGCACTTTTCACCCACTGACTAAGCGACAAATGCTGCGTGCGACGATACACCGGAACCACCGGCCGTAGCCACGACCTAGTGCCCAACTGAAGCAAGTCGCGCACGGTAGCCGGCACCACTAGGCGTTGCGCGTGGAGCAGCAGCCAGTACCGCACCGGCCCCAGGTGCTTCCGATACTGCTGATACAAATCTTTGGTAAAGCGGCTATACTCCAGGTCGGAAGCCAGATGCTGCTGTCGCACCACCAGCCACTGCGCGTAGGTGGGGGGCAAATCGGGAATACCCA
The window above is part of the Hymenobacter radiodurans genome. Proteins encoded here:
- a CDS encoding beta-N-acetylhexosaminidase — encoded protein: MLALFSLPGRFIKLLALGLLLSQPALAQQMVTQPQGLGLVPLPHQVQVHTGTYFLPQKISIYAKSTAERNVAELLKGLLEPLGKTVALTTNSQTAQIRLVTEAMPGAEAYQLVVDKAGVQITASAGAGLFYGCQTFLQLLPARPAATTGVPHVRIMDEPAFRWRGAMLDVSRHFFPVEFVKKYIDFLAAYKFNTFHWHLTDDQGWRIEIKKHPKLTQISAFRKETLIGAQQQFKTPAEFKYDATPYGGFYTQEQIKDVVAYAQKRYITIVPEIEMPGHSVAVLAAYPELACRPGPYEAWTQWG
- a CDS encoding copper homeostasis protein CutC, whose amino-acid sequence is MLEICANSIQSALAAQAGGAQRIELCQNLEQGGITASFGLIRRVQASLTIPVFVLIRPRPGNFVYTADEWAIMAADIEQCRALGCAGVVFGILDDAGRVDLARCRLLIALAAPMSVTFHRAFDACPNQAQALEDIIALGCQRILTSGGQITAMQGQAQLATLVQQAAGRISIMPGAGFTPQNIKALAARTGPPSFMPAPPDQFRLHPPPNLPYSTLPYWRRTQLLWLSW
- a CDS encoding N(4)-(beta-N-acetylglucosaminyl)-L-asparaginase; this encodes MSTRRKFIASTAAGLAGLAVPSYGLAATSSPVTAVGQPLVISTWDTGLAANLGAWKVLRPGGRALDAVEAGVMVTEASQNCCVGLGGNPDRDGIVTLDACIMDEKFNCGSVAALERIKHPISVARRVMERTPHVMLVGEGAQQFAVAQGFPLEPQQLSADAAKAYKEWLKTSQYKPIINVENTGSKKAVGPVGGANNHDTIAMLAQDAQGNLSGSCTTSGMGFKMRGRLGDSPLIGSGLFVDNAVGAAAATGQGEDVIRIAGAHTVVELMRQGLAPKAACKAAIERIAKIKGAQARDIQVCFIAISAKGEHGAYALQKGFSYAVCDAKNQQQLVQSDFLLA
- a CDS encoding endonuclease/exonuclease/phosphatase family protein translates to MHSSVFRKLLFVALLLLGSRLELAAQTMKVATYNVRYDNPQDTVNAWSRRLPYLANLIRFQDFDVFGTQEVLYRQLQDMTRQLPGYAYTGVGRDDGKQGGEFSAIFYKQDKYELLKHGTFWLSPTSAVPSKGWDAALPRVCSWGQLREKKTGFTFYLFNTHFDHVGIEARKESAKLILTKVKEMAGSTPVILMGDFNIDQRNESYTILNTASNLRDAFQLAQIVYAPNGTFNDFNSQRKTDARIDHIFLSPAFKATRYGILTETYGGGKTPSDHYPVAVEVQYSGRK
- a CDS encoding TonB-dependent receptor domain-containing protein, with the protein product MRTNSTLFVARILLVLLAWLIAVTATAQTPGSLTGTVRTSTSAPIDYATITLHRAADSSVVKTEFSDAQGAFRFEGLSEGSYRVSAAQLGYVRHWSAPFILPAGGQILPAITLQKSAATQLKEVQVIGQKPLFERLADRTVVNVEGSTLAAGNTTLDVLARAPGVIVDGNDNLALRGRQGLLVLIDGKRQPMTGTELADYLRSLPADQLKSIELITNPPAKYDAQGGAGIIAINLKKDQRQGTNGNANISYGRGEYGKFSGSLSGNHRNKDVNVFSALTYGRRRNFGVRDTYRYFYESQDTGEPVLIGTADQRNRAVFEDHFMIYKVGTDVNLSKNTVLGGVISGFGVPNPKPGGTGVNTSTFYDGAGQVSDYYTALSTSRGNNPNITGNINFKHTFGEGTGRPELTADVDYARYNTHRTQSQTTFFQLSGQPDATLASDQTSELTIKAIKTDYTQQLNADTRLEAGAKASQVYADNDIQFENTREGITTPDLNLSNRFRYDEVITAAYVNLNHNFSKQFNLQAGLRGEQTNATGRQIVTSENFERNYYQLFPSAALKYAPTEQNEITMSLSRRINRPSYGQLNPFRFIIDPATSGKGNPNLRPETSYNMELNYTFKQKYTAGLSYSVTKDPITDVAYPETDTTTVSTNVNLDQQQYVSLTLTAPITVGKWLSIYNNAVFFYIHYDGTLAGTSLRAGQPAYTLSSNSTFTFGKGWGAELNARYNSQQRVGFFEFSDYGQVGIAVKKEVMDRKGTIKLAANDILYTLPFSAVSLYNNYRQDLYIRRDTRVVTLSFAWKFGNDKLTTTNRKTGAEEEKRRAQ
- a CDS encoding nuclear transport factor 2 family protein; this encodes MLKTNTPSGVHLRTILGAMSLLVMASCSTSKPAAPPPAATVQLPESKELYATIARLDSAMFAAFNRHDADQLQTYFAEDLEFYHDRGGLADFKKTMDGFRSLFEQNKTTGLNRQLVPGSLEVYPIPGYGAVDAHLHRFCHVENGKDDCGTFKNMMVWRLKDGQWKVTRVVSYDHDH
- a CDS encoding DUF2490 domain-containing protein codes for the protein MALHYLRASKLAVLLPLSLVAFPVLSQSTERIIDRNAIGWFTYNGDHKIAPQWAVHTEVQLRRTRLGLGRQQLLSRLGFVYSHTEQVTLSGGYTQLTTYPYGDYPTAGLGEATPENRAYEDVTLASTYGRLQLTHRFRLEQRWLGQLDESCPKQVANWEYQNRARYQVAGEIPLQGPTIDDGELYFTFFDELFIGFGQNVGRNVFNQNRISGGLGYQIRDNWKLELNYLNQWTQHAEPAPNTQQSVFENNNGFRLNVVYDLDFTSAPPSN